The following proteins are co-located in the Candida dubliniensis CD36 chromosome 3, complete sequence genome:
- a CDS encoding phosphomutase, putative (Similar to S. cerevisiae PMU1), whose translation MSKNIPNQADVVDAKISDTDRQQYEQLLLKYYQEDKTKSYWEFSIVPGIFKQSLPETDATKFDTIKEHFGIIPNWDDIIKKLNELNNQVNSNEIQYKLMFLARHGQGYHNVKHNENPQLWDDYWSHLNTDGKIVWGPDPELTELGIEQAKDNNIAWNQEIINNINKNKKLIIPTKFFTSPFRRSIDTLINTWNNIIDLQKIKPLIQENWRETIGDHTCDKRSTRSIIIEKYQSLGFIIESDFEEEDIYWKSDWRESVAEQAIRQNKGLQQLFNDNPFDQIVSITSHSGSIRTQLLVLGHRPFAIGTGGMIPVFVKGVKVAQKLKE comes from the coding sequence atgtCGAAAAATATCCCTAATCAAGCTGACGTAGTAGATGCTAAAATTTCAGATACTGATAGACAACAATATGAACAACttcttttgaaatattatcaagaagataaaaccaaatcatATTGGGAATTTTCTATTGTTCCAGGAATTTTCAAACAATCTTTACCAGAAACTGATGCTACTAAATTTGATACTATAAAGGAACATTTTGGAATTATTCCCAATTGGGATGATAtcattaaaaaattgaatgaattaaaCAATCAAGTAAATTCTAATGAAAttcaatataaattaatgttTTTAGCTAGACATGGTCAAGGATATCATAATGTTAAACATAATGAAAACCCACAACTTTGGGATGATTATTGGTCTCATTTAAATACTGATGGTAAAATTGTATGGGGGCCTGATCCTGAATTGACTGAATTAGGAATTGAACAAGctaaagataataatattgcttggaatcaagaaattattaataatatcaataaaaataaaaaattaattataccaacaaaatttttcacaTCACCATTTAGAAGATCAATTGATACATTAATTAATACTTGgaataatataattgatttacaaaaaattaaaccaTTAATTCAAGAAAATTGGCGTGAAACAATTGGTGATCATACTTGTGATAAACGATCAACAAgatcaataattattgaaaaatatcaatcattaggatttataattgaatctgattttgaagaagaagatatttATTGGAAATCTGATTGGCGTGAATCAGTAGCTGAACAAGCAATTAGACAAAATAAAGGATTACAACAACTTTTCAATGACAATCCATTTGATCAAATTGTTAGTATTACTAGTCATAGTGGATCAATTCGTACTCAATTATTAGTGTTGGGTCATCGTCCATTTGCTATTGGAACTGGTGGTATGATCCCTGTGTTTGTTAAGGGAGTTAAAGTTGCccaaaaattaaaagaataa